Part of the Leucoraja erinacea ecotype New England chromosome 15, Leri_hhj_1, whole genome shotgun sequence genome, GTGTCTTAGCAAGGTGGCCGACCGAgggaatcccttcccacactcgaAGCAGGTaaacggcctctccccggtgtgagaTTGCTGGTGCCTCATCAGGTACGATAAGCGAGTGAATATTTTCCCGCACTCTGCACAGTTGAAGTGCTTCGCCATGGCGTGAAGTCGCTCATGTCTCAGCAGATAGCGATGCACAGTGAATCCCTTTCCACACTTGGTGCAGATGAACGGCTTATCCCCTGTATGCGTTTGTTGGTGCATCAGCAGGTCTGTTGAATCAAGGAATCCTTTTCCACACTCAGAACAGATAAATGATCTGCCATCAGTATGAATGTGTTGGTGTTTCCTCAGGCTGGATGAGTGACGGTATGCCTTCCCACACTCCGAGCAGGTAAACAGTGTCTCCCTTGTGTGATTTTGCTGGTGTATTAGCAAGCTGTCCGACCGAgggaatcccttcccacactcggAGCAAGTAAAtggcctctccccagtgtgagTTCGCAGGTGTTTGTGCAGGTGGGATGATTGAATAAAGTCCCTTCCACATTCAGAGCATTTGAACGGCCGCTCTTCGGTGTGAATTCGCTGATGTCTACTCAGGGTACTTGACAGAGCAAAGCTCTTCCCGCATTCAGAGCATTTGAACGGCCTCTCTCCAGTGTGCATCCGTTGATGCCTTATCAGACTAGATAACGACGGGAAGCTCTTCCTACATTCATAGCATTCGACCTTCGTATCCCCAGCGTGAACCCGCTGGTGTATTAACAAATGGGATGACTGAGCAAATCTCTTTCCACACTCAGAGCAGGTGAACGTGTGAACCTGCTGGCACGCCGTCATAATGAACGACTGAATGAATCAGTTTCCACACTCAGGGCAGGAGCAGGGCCTCTCCCTGGTGTGAATTCACTGGTGTACCAGCGGGTGGGTGACCGTGTGGATCCAGGTTTCCCACACTTGGAGCAGTTGAATGCCCCGTCTGCAGTGACGATGTGCTGGTGTGTTCTCAGGTAGCCAGATCAATGGTGTGTCAACAGGAGGATTAAACAAGCCAGCGTCTTTCCACACACAGAGCAGAAGCTCAAGTTTCTAGCTGGATGGGAAATTGGTTCTTTTCAAAGGCTCCAGAATTCACACTGATATCACTTTTAGCAAGAAACTATTTGGTCAGTCACTGACTTATTTTCCTCCTTTGTCTCCAGGTTGATTCATCAAGACCTCACACACAAGGAACATGTGTTTGGTTTCAGCCTCCTTCTGCGGCTGTGTAAATGGCCAAAGCTCTTTCCACAGTCAGTGCTCTTAAACACCCTCCTTCAGAAGTGAGTGTCACTGCCCCTCTGTGGTTTGTCGTCTCTCCTGATGCAACAGATGAACATTTCCTCTTCCAGATTCAAGGATTGAGGACCTGTCTGACACTCCAGGTTAAGTTTGAGATTCCCATAGACAAACCCACTGCTTGCGTACCCTGTAAAAGTTCACACAAAACATCAATAGGTACATGTCCCCATTTTAGTCAAAATAATATTTGGTCACTCAGGCATGCAGTGAAATTGCACTGTTACAATGAGGGCCAACACAGCCTATGGACAACATCTCAacattcagactgaagggtctcgaccaaaaacgtcacaaataccttctctctagagacgctgcctgtcccgctgagttactccaactttatgtgtgtatcttcggtttaaagcagcttctgcagttccttcttacacatcactCTAGGCATGTTGTTGGCTTGAAGTTATCATGTTTTTTCTACATTTGAACAGGACATTTCTGCCAGTCAGTCATCCTTGatcagattttttttccatttctattGGGATAGCCTATCTTACTGATGATGTCTCACAGACCTAACtatactccgctattcaatcatggctgatccatctctccctcctcaccccattctcctaccttctccccataaccgctgacacctgtactaatcaagaatctatctatctctgccttaagtatatccactgattttgccttcacagccttctgtggctaagaattccacagattcaccaccctctaaaggaattcctcctcatctctttctttaaagaacgtcctttaattatgtGGCTATGACCTTTAGTTTGAGACTCTTCCACGCcaactctatctaagcctttcaccaGTCACCTtgcttctgcagttcctctgtAGCCACATTGTTTGTGTGCTGGTCAATGATGGACCCCCACCCATGATGCCAGTGAATTCAgtgatggtaatgccattgaatgtcaagcGTGGGTAACTAGTTGACGTGGCTGTTACTTGGTACTATTTTTGCCCTGGGCAGAAGAGTACAATCTGGGACCGGCTGGCAGAGAAAgcagcaaaataaaaaaaaaacgcaGCTGTTGGAAATCCATAAGATCAACAAATtactggagacactcagcaggccagtcaAATTTGCGGGAAGGAAAAAATGGTTATATTTCTCATCTGAAACCCTTATTCAGGTCTGGGAAATAGAAAAACAGTttggagaagggcctcgacccgagacTTCACTAGGACAGGctaggactggacaggctagatacaggaagattgttcccgatgttggggaagtccagaacaaggggtcacagtttaaggataatgggaaaatcttttaggaccgagatgagaaaaacatttttcacacagagtggtgaatctctggaattctctcccacagaaggtagttgaggccagttcattggctatatttaagagggagttagatgtggcccttgtggctaaagggatcagggggtatggagagaaggcaggtacagggtactgagttggatgatcagccatgatcatattgaatgacggtgcaggctcgaagggccgcatggcctactcctgcacctattttctatgtttctatgtttcaccgattccttttccccagagatgttgtctgtcctgctgagttactccagcattttgtttctatcttcagaaaaaaagtttgttttaagTTGCGGGAAGTAAATGGATAGATAGTTCATTGAGAGTCCGGGGAAACAAGACTAGGCCATTCAACCTCTGgggaattcttcccttccctcccgtaccaccccctccccaggcactttccgttgcaaccgcaagaaatgcaacacctgtcccttcacttcccccctcgactccattcaaggacccaagcagtcgttccaggtgcgacaaaggttcacctatatctcctctaacctcatctactgcatccgctgctctagatgtcagctgatttacatcggggagactaagcagaggttgggcgatcgtttcgccgaacacctccgctcagtccgcaataacctacctgaactcccggtggctcagcacttcaactccccctcacattcccaatccgacctctctgtcctgggtctcctccattgccagagtgagcaacaccggaaattggaggaacagcacctcatattccgcctgggttgcttgtgtccggatggcatgaacgttgaattctcccagttttgctagcccttgctgtctcctccccttccttaaccctcgagctgtctcctcccatccccccaccctcgggctcctcctcctcctcctccctttttccttccttctccccccccccccccccccttcagtctgaagaagggtatcggcccgaaacgtcgcccatttccttcgctccatagatgctgctgcacccgctgagtctctccagcatttttgtgtaccttcgatcttccagcatctgcagttccttcttgaacacaatctcTAGGGCCTGTTCCGCCGTTCAGTGACCTTTGTGCATTCAGTGATCATTGCGCATTTAAATGGCATTTAGACATTTAGTTCCTTCACAATTTGTGTCTTATCTGTAGCTTCTCCTAAAATGGCTGCCCGGCTAGTCCCTGCCTTCCACTTTTCTGCATCACCAGGAGCAGTCACTGCCGGACACTAAAACCCTGCTGTTTTAATCTCCCGCGATGATCTTCCTCTCGGACCTGAAATATTCACTATTCCATTTATGATGCCGCCTGGTTTGCTGACAGTCTCCAACTGTTTGCATTGAAGCGGGCATCTCCCGAGGTCGGGGTGTGGAGAGGGGgcgggggtgaggggaaggggttgtGGGACTGCCCCCTGTGCGGCCACCCACAATGATTCTGCAAACAGCACGGATTCTCCCCCAGCCGTGGGCTGCATCAAGGCCCGGACCTCGGGCTGGATTAAACCCGCGCAGCGCAGCGAAGCTCCGCTCCTACccatagatcctatagcggagcggaggtataggatctttgctcctacCTGCTGCCGAGCAAAGATACTATAGCAAAGcgtcgctataggatctttgctgccgagtACCCGAGCAACTTCCGTGTCCACGGTCGCCAAGTTATCACGTCACGTCCAAGCATCACAGATccaatcaaagatcctagaggatccaatagggaggtttcacggcagtcgggtcacgacccatgacccgtactgttgctaagctactccaaatggattacacgcgatgtactgcaggtaggcacttaccattgtttccagcgttgcgggcccgttaaaacccgccgaaaatggcaatttttgcgctgcaaataattatggaaatcgggataagcgcgagagacatttagcctacttcagaattccaaaagtgaggagaaatgacggtagatagaaacgagagctgaagggccaacaacagacagagtgcttggcgaacattggccgtttgctcactgcattttatCAACtatggcattatttgtgttttttcttgatttcttttgcatctaaaaagtttcagaagtgataaatatggctgtaattttttttaaattgcccatggttctcaagtgggtttttacgtgcacaatgaaaacgcatctgaagaaaaatttacagccagatttatcacttctgagactttttagataccaaaggaatcaagaaaaaacacaaataatgccttactgttgatgaaatgcagtgaacagacgcaataattcccaatattttcaatgtttaccaagcacttttgctgctgttgccccttcagctctcgcttctctttaccttcaattcaccacgtttggaattctaaagttgggtacatgtctctcacacttaccccgacttacacaatttttttcagcgcaaaaattcaacattttggcggtttttaacaggtaggaaagtacgcgtttcttgcattaataacatataccggaagtgacggatgtcttccagatggattgagcggctccgtgcgtcaagccctatgacccagtgaccttacgtgcaacccccctatagcaaGGATCGCTATCGGATCTTtgatgccagcaactcactcagtagcaAATCGTTGCTCAATAGCTCGGATGCGAGCGGCCGTCGGGACGGGACAACGGATCTGCAGCTAGACACGGGGCTCACATGCGACCTTCCTGGGGTCTTtgctgcagctagtcccggaggGTTCTGACCCTTATGTaaaaaaggttgccgacccctggacaATAATTAGAGATCACAAGGAGAAAgtggagatatatatatatatatatatatatatatactagactaattgggacccattccgaatctgacctttctgtcttgggcctcctccatggccagagtgagtcccattgcaaattgaggagcagcacctcatatttcgcttgggcagtttacaccccagcggtatgaacactgacttctccaattacaggtgttccttgctttctccctcctttccctccccttcccagctctcccacagcatattcctcccccccccccatccagtctgaagaaaggtctcgaaagaaacctcacctatttctttgctccatagatgctgcctcacccgctgagtttctccagcatttttgtctaccttcgatttttccagcatctgcagttctttcttaaacactgcgagtcttttctgctccttttCCAGCTAAACAATGTTTATTCTATACCtaggtgatcagaactgcatgcagtacaTCAAGTCCAATCTCACCAACATATTGCACAGTTGTCACATGAGGTTCGCAGTATGGCAGTCCCAGCCAATAAGTTGGAAGTTAAAAACATCATCTCCAATTACAAACCTATTATTCCTTCTGCCATCCGCAAACCCCTAGATATACTTGTTTATTTCCATCTGACTATTGTGGGCCTTTTGTATAATCCTGATAAAATGATTGGCCCAGAccattgatgcacagagtctcttgcccagagtaggtgaatcgaagaccagagaacataggtttaaggagaaggggaaaagatttaataggaatctgaggggtaactttgtcacacaaagggtggtgggaaggagggatatgggtcaaacgcgggcaggtggtactagtctagctgggacaagttggccactgtgggcaagttgggccgaagggcctgtgtccacgctatcACTCTACAatatgggtcaagatccttcttcagactgaagagtcaggggggagggagacactgagataaggaagtgtaagatgtgaaaatgagataTCAAATGGGGATGGagcacaaggaaaatgtagaat contains:
- the LOC129704339 gene encoding zinc finger protein ZFP2-like, whose product is MTACQQVHTFTCSECGKRFAQSSHLLIHQRVHAGDTKVECYECRKSFPSLSSLIRHQRMHTGERPFKCSECGKSFALSSTLSRHQRIHTEERPFKCSECGRDFIQSSHLHKHLRTHTGERPFTCSECGKGFPRSDSLLIHQQNHTRETLFTCSECGKAYRHSSSLRKHQHIHTDGRSFICSECGKGFLDSTDLLMHQQTHTGDKPFICTKCGKGFTVHRYLLRHERLHAMAKHFNCAECGKIFTRLSYLMRHQQSHTGERPFTCFECGKGFPRSATLLRHQRIHTGERPFICSECGKGYTRACSLRIHQRTHTEKD